From a region of the Halomonas sp. HL-93 genome:
- a CDS encoding sigma-54-dependent Fis family transcriptional regulator, with the protein MPTQSPLPARLQSVQRQHIEHVFQLGEGLDVPQLPAQATIRRSWLRCLNEYQLDPTRPRPARVVPQQTLIEHRESVDELLHVARAGVDQLYQQIAQLGYVLLLTDHRGITVEFRGDPNQDQQLRRAGLYLGADWDERFAGTCAVGTCLHDRQAIICHRQEHFDASHISLTCTAAPIADPQGNVIAVLDISALQSPTQHESQNFSLSLVTLYARMIEDAYFLQRYRDCLMVRLDTSREFVHVNGRGLIAIEENGQVIAANAVGRELIAEHQRRWPPWSLDPTPMLGELFECDIADVLSINSATDDQLRAFRARVDNTIYFISLLEPRRPRPAQAHPAPSGLPEPLVRLGADDPAMRKVQKLAERLCNEASVNVLISGETGTGKEVVARALHDSGQRAKGPFIAVNCAAIPEALIESELFGYEPGAFTGGRSKGMRGLIPQAHGGTLFLDEIGDMPLSLQTRLLRVLAEREVMPLGANTPVKVDIRVITATHRNIDAMIEQGEFREDLYYRLNGAQLRLPALRERADKLYVIRQVFNDVVNERGGHLSPRLRADAISALLAYAWPGNIRQLKNALAFAMATSESDEITVHDLPEQCLSQRITQQSPLNPADAHGDTDHTLLEMLKAQHWNISAVARTLGVSRPTVYRQMQRQGIVPPNWQG; encoded by the coding sequence ATGCCCACTCAATCGCCCCTGCCTGCACGGCTGCAATCCGTTCAGCGCCAGCATATCGAGCATGTTTTCCAGCTCGGCGAAGGCTTGGACGTTCCGCAACTACCGGCGCAAGCGACCATTCGGCGCTCCTGGCTGCGCTGCCTAAACGAGTACCAGCTCGACCCCACCCGGCCTCGCCCTGCCCGCGTCGTACCCCAGCAGACCCTGATTGAGCACCGGGAATCTGTCGATGAGCTTTTGCATGTAGCACGCGCAGGGGTTGACCAGCTCTATCAGCAAATCGCCCAGCTAGGCTATGTGCTGCTGCTCACCGACCACCGCGGCATTACCGTCGAGTTTCGCGGCGACCCTAACCAAGACCAGCAGCTGCGCAGAGCGGGCCTTTACCTGGGAGCCGATTGGGACGAACGCTTTGCGGGTACCTGTGCCGTAGGCACCTGCCTGCACGATCGCCAAGCGATTATCTGTCACCGCCAGGAGCACTTCGACGCCTCGCATATTTCGCTCACCTGCACCGCCGCACCTATCGCTGACCCTCAGGGCAATGTCATAGCGGTGCTGGATATCTCCGCGCTGCAATCGCCTACTCAGCATGAGAGCCAAAATTTCAGCCTCTCGCTGGTAACGCTTTACGCACGCATGATTGAGGATGCTTATTTCCTGCAGCGCTATCGCGACTGCCTGATGGTGCGCCTGGATACCTCGCGGGAGTTTGTACACGTTAACGGACGGGGGCTCATCGCCATTGAAGAGAACGGGCAAGTAATTGCTGCCAATGCCGTAGGGCGTGAATTGATCGCCGAGCACCAGCGCCGCTGGCCACCCTGGTCGCTAGACCCAACGCCCATGCTAGGAGAATTATTCGAGTGCGATATCGCCGATGTGCTTAGCATCAATAGCGCCACCGACGATCAACTGCGCGCTTTTCGTGCCAGAGTCGACAACACCATTTACTTTATTAGCCTGCTGGAACCGCGCCGCCCACGCCCGGCTCAAGCGCATCCGGCTCCCTCCGGCCTTCCGGAGCCACTGGTTCGGCTGGGCGCTGACGACCCTGCTATGCGCAAGGTGCAGAAGCTAGCGGAGAGGCTGTGCAACGAAGCCAGCGTTAATGTGCTGATTAGTGGTGAAACCGGCACGGGGAAAGAGGTGGTTGCCCGAGCACTACATGACAGCGGTCAACGCGCCAAAGGGCCCTTTATCGCAGTGAACTGCGCTGCTATCCCCGAAGCGCTGATCGAAAGCGAGCTGTTTGGTTACGAGCCAGGCGCCTTTACCGGTGGCCGTTCCAAAGGCATGCGCGGGCTAATTCCCCAGGCCCATGGCGGCACGCTGTTTCTCGATGAAATCGGCGATATGCCGTTGTCACTGCAAACCCGCCTGCTACGCGTACTGGCGGAACGGGAGGTCATGCCGCTGGGTGCCAATACGCCCGTGAAGGTCGATATTCGGGTCATTACCGCCACCCACCGCAATATCGATGCAATGATCGAGCAGGGCGAGTTCCGCGAAGACCTCTACTATCGCCTTAATGGGGCTCAACTGCGCCTGCCCGCGCTGCGTGAACGGGCCGATAAGCTCTACGTGATTCGTCAGGTGTTTAACGATGTGGTCAACGAACGCGGCGGTCACCTTTCGCCCCGCCTGCGCGCCGATGCCATTAGCGCCCTGCTCGCCTACGCCTGGCCCGGCAATATCCGCCAGCTAAAAAATGCGCTGGCATTTGCCATGGCCACCTCGGAAAGCGACGAAATTACCGTTCACGATCTGCCCGAGCAATGCCTGAGCCAACGCATTACCCAGCAGAGCCCCCTCAACCCTGCAGACGCCCATGGCGACACCGATCACACATTGCTGGAAATGCTCAAGGCACAGCACTGGAATATAAGCGCCGTGGCTCGCACGCTAGGGGTTTCGCGGCCTACCGTATACCGGCAAATGCAGCGCCAAGGCATCGTGCCCCCGAATTGGCAGGGGTGA
- a CDS encoding NAD(P)/FAD-dependent oxidoreductase has product MSETQAQQTATATVQGWLSDFDQALQAQDIQGVLALFNDECYWRDFLTFTWNLKTCEGKDAIQAMLNATLENVRPSNWQLEGEATQNGDVAEAWFTFETSVASGKGYLRLKDGKCWTLLTTMQSLHDFPEPRNHHRPKGAEHGANKQRETWLEARQREEAELGYTQQPYCVVIGGGQGGIGLGARLKQMGVPTIIIERNERAGDSWRNRYKSLCLHDPVWYDHLPYIPFPENWPVFAPKDKVGDWLEMYTKVMELNYWSSTECQNAHFDEAAGEWVVNVKRNGEAITLRPKQLVMATGMSGMPNMPQFPGAESFAGEQQHSSQHPGPDAYAGKKCVIVGSNNSAHDIAAALWEHDADVTMLQRSSTHIVKSDSLMEEVLGPLYSEEAVASGLTHDKADLIFASIPYKVLPDFQRPAFEAIKQRDAAFYQKLEDAGFLLDFGDDDSGLFLKYLRRGSGYYIDVGACDLVASGDIKLRSGVGIERINPHSITLTDGSELEADLIVYATGYGSMNGWAARLISQEVADKVGKCWGLGSDTTKDPGPWEGELRNMWKPTQQEALWFHGGNLHQSRHYSHYLALQLKARMEGLETPVYGLQPVHHTS; this is encoded by the coding sequence ATGTCAGAGACACAAGCCCAACAAACCGCCACAGCTACTGTTCAAGGCTGGCTGAGTGATTTTGATCAGGCGCTACAGGCCCAGGATATCCAAGGTGTGCTCGCACTGTTTAATGACGAGTGCTACTGGCGCGATTTCCTTACTTTCACCTGGAATTTAAAAACCTGTGAAGGTAAAGACGCGATTCAAGCCATGCTCAATGCCACTTTGGAGAACGTGCGGCCTTCGAACTGGCAACTAGAGGGCGAAGCAACCCAAAATGGCGATGTTGCTGAGGCGTGGTTCACCTTTGAGACCTCGGTCGCCAGCGGCAAAGGCTATTTGCGACTTAAAGACGGCAAATGCTGGACGCTGCTCACCACGATGCAGTCACTGCATGACTTCCCAGAGCCGCGTAATCACCACCGTCCTAAAGGTGCTGAGCACGGCGCCAATAAGCAGCGCGAAACCTGGCTGGAAGCACGACAGCGCGAAGAAGCGGAACTTGGTTACACGCAGCAGCCTTACTGCGTGGTCATCGGCGGAGGCCAAGGTGGGATTGGTCTTGGGGCACGACTAAAGCAGATGGGCGTGCCGACCATTATTATCGAGCGCAACGAGCGTGCAGGGGACTCCTGGCGAAATCGCTATAAGTCGCTCTGCCTCCACGATCCGGTCTGGTACGACCACCTTCCCTATATTCCTTTCCCTGAAAACTGGCCGGTGTTTGCCCCCAAAGACAAGGTGGGCGATTGGCTGGAGATGTACACAAAGGTGATGGAGCTCAATTACTGGAGCTCCACCGAGTGTCAAAATGCACATTTCGACGAAGCCGCAGGTGAGTGGGTGGTAAACGTCAAGCGTAACGGCGAAGCGATCACTTTACGGCCCAAGCAACTGGTGATGGCCACTGGGATGTCGGGAATGCCCAATATGCCGCAATTTCCAGGGGCGGAAAGCTTTGCAGGCGAGCAGCAGCACTCCAGCCAGCACCCTGGGCCGGATGCTTATGCTGGCAAGAAGTGTGTGATTGTAGGCTCGAATAACTCTGCTCACGATATTGCCGCGGCACTATGGGAACACGATGCCGATGTGACCATGCTGCAGCGCTCGTCGACGCATATTGTGAAGTCGGATTCGTTGATGGAAGAGGTGTTGGGGCCACTCTACTCCGAAGAGGCGGTGGCCAGTGGCTTAACCCATGACAAGGCTGATCTGATTTTTGCATCGATCCCCTACAAGGTGCTGCCAGACTTCCAACGCCCGGCGTTTGAGGCGATCAAACAGCGCGACGCCGCGTTCTATCAGAAGCTCGAAGATGCAGGCTTTCTGCTCGACTTCGGTGACGACGACTCTGGGCTGTTCTTGAAGTATCTACGCCGGGGCTCGGGTTACTACATCGATGTGGGCGCCTGCGATCTGGTCGCCAGTGGCGATATCAAGCTACGCAGCGGCGTAGGCATTGAGCGTATTAACCCGCACTCCATCACGCTGACCGATGGCAGCGAGCTAGAAGCAGACTTGATCGTTTATGCCACTGGCTATGGTTCCATGAACGGCTGGGCGGCCAGGCTTATCTCCCAGGAGGTGGCGGATAAAGTGGGTAAATGTTGGGGCTTGGGTTCTGACACTACCAAAGACCCCGGCCCTTGGGAGGGCGAGCTGCGCAATATGTGGAAACCCACCCAGCAAGAGGCGCTGTGGTTCCACGGCGGCAACCTGCACCAGTCGCGGCACTACTCGCACTATTTGGCGCTGCAGTTGAAAGCACGCATGGAGGGGCTGGAAACGCCTGTCTACGGTCTGCAGCCGGTTCACCATACGTCTTAA
- a CDS encoding alcohol dehydrogenase catalytic domain-containing protein, with product MNQSSMQAAVWYAARDIRVEQVPVPTISGPHEVKVKVAACGICGSDLHEYAAGPIFIPVGKPHPISGEQAPIIMGHEFAGEVVEVGEKVTRVKVGDRVAIEPILSPQQGWRLSDGAL from the coding sequence ATGAATCAGTCAAGCATGCAGGCAGCGGTTTGGTACGCGGCAAGAGATATTCGCGTCGAGCAGGTGCCGGTTCCCACTATCAGCGGCCCCCATGAAGTGAAGGTGAAAGTAGCTGCATGTGGCATTTGCGGCAGTGATCTGCACGAGTATGCCGCCGGGCCTATTTTTATTCCGGTAGGTAAGCCGCACCCGATCAGTGGCGAGCAGGCGCCGATCATTATGGGCCATGAGTTCGCTGGAGAAGTGGTAGAGGTCGGCGAGAAAGTCACGCGGGTGAAGGTAGGCGACCGCGTGGCGATTGAGCCGATCCTTTCCCCCCAACAAGGATGGCGCTTATCAGATGGAGCGCTATAA
- a CDS encoding zinc-binding dehydrogenase encodes MERYNLTPLLGFHGLSGGGGGFSEFTVMGEHMVHKLPDELSYEQGALVEPAAVALHAVRQSCLKAGDSAAVFGAGPIGLMTIEALKAAGAAKIYAVEVAPSRKAKAEALGAIAVDPQQEDAVAKIQSLSDGGVDVVFEVTGIPAVLNQALHSTHEGGEVVVVSIWEGEASFQPNDLVIKERTMKGIIAYRHVYPAVMALMQRGYFRAEDMVTQRIPLADIVEEGFEALLSDKAQVKIIVTPNH; translated from the coding sequence ATGGAGCGCTATAACCTCACGCCTTTACTGGGCTTTCATGGCCTCTCGGGCGGTGGTGGTGGCTTTTCCGAGTTCACCGTGATGGGTGAGCATATGGTGCATAAGCTGCCGGATGAGCTGAGCTACGAACAAGGCGCTCTGGTAGAGCCCGCGGCGGTCGCACTGCATGCGGTGCGTCAAAGCTGCCTGAAAGCTGGTGATAGCGCAGCTGTATTCGGCGCGGGACCGATTGGTCTGATGACCATCGAAGCACTTAAAGCCGCCGGTGCTGCTAAAATTTACGCCGTTGAGGTGGCGCCTTCTCGCAAAGCCAAGGCCGAAGCATTGGGGGCCATTGCAGTTGATCCGCAGCAGGAGGATGCGGTGGCAAAAATTCAATCGCTGAGCGATGGCGGCGTGGACGTGGTGTTTGAGGTAACTGGCATTCCTGCCGTACTGAATCAGGCGCTGCATAGCACCCACGAAGGCGGGGAGGTGGTAGTGGTCAGTATCTGGGAAGGAGAGGCCAGCTTTCAGCCTAACGACCTCGTCATCAAAGAGCGCACCATGAAGGGCATTATCGCCTATCGCCATGTGTACCCAGCGGTGATGGCGCTGATGCAGCGGGGCTACTTTCGCGCAGAAGATATGGTCACCCAGCGCATTCCCCTGGCAGATATCGTGGAAGAGGGCTTTGAAGCGTTGCTAAGCGACAAAGCCCAGGTGAAAATCATCGTGACACCTAATCACTAA
- a CDS encoding OmpW/AlkL family protein has protein sequence MNQFKILSAAVITAGFALASQAALAYTAGDVFVRGGVAKTDIASDDSNVAGADVDVESENGLTYGVGYLFHDKFGVELNSSEGFEHDLTTDAGDAGSVERLPVNALFNYYPMGGVDSRIQPYVGVGLNYTNFYSEDTAADISVDDSYGAIGQAGLDLAVTDNILLNGYVSYADVDADIESGGANVGAVDIDPVTVGGGVTYRF, from the coding sequence ATGAACCAATTTAAAATTTTATCTGCCGCTGTGATTACCGCTGGCTTTGCATTGGCAAGCCAAGCTGCATTGGCATACACCGCGGGCGATGTCTTTGTTCGCGGTGGGGTCGCTAAAACAGACATTGCTTCCGACGACAGCAACGTGGCGGGAGCGGACGTAGACGTTGAAAGCGAAAACGGTTTGACTTATGGCGTTGGTTATCTGTTCCATGACAAATTCGGCGTTGAGCTAAACAGCAGCGAAGGTTTTGAGCATGACCTCACGACTGACGCTGGTGATGCAGGTAGCGTAGAACGTTTGCCGGTTAATGCGCTTTTCAACTACTACCCGATGGGCGGGGTCGACTCGCGTATTCAGCCATATGTTGGCGTGGGCCTTAACTACACCAATTTCTATAGTGAAGACACAGCCGCTGACATTAGCGTCGATGACAGCTATGGTGCTATTGGCCAAGCAGGTCTCGACCTGGCGGTGACTGATAACATCCTGCTTAACGGCTACGTCAGCTATGCCGATGTAGACGCCGATATCGAATCCGGTGGCGCTAACGTTGGTGCGGTGGATATTGATCCGGTGACCGTTGGTGGTGGTGTTACGTACCGCTTCTAA
- the pepQ gene encoding Xaa-Pro dipeptidase, with protein MSTQLYRLQQEHLIHLQRDYAALLEEHHLDSLAIYSGHANAYFADDQAPAFQTYGHFMHWVPLADVQHSWLVIRPHQRPQLYLYAPADFWHLPTRLPEEPWVDEFDIRLCSDKVTPALEGNAAIIGDVAQLPTSSLNAQLNPTALINRLDERRIIKSAYEIACLREANRIAVAGHEAAQAAFLGASGELDIQLAYLAGSRQRESAVPYQNIMGLNDHAGVLHYQHYDTTPPRQRFSLLVDAGRRFRGYCADITRTYAGPDAPALFGELVGALHGLKDELVKEVTTGTDFIALHEQMHQRLGNILVAHDLFRGSSEQAVAEGVTRAFCPHGLGHSLGLQVHDVAGLRHPDGTPAPAPSKHPALRLTRRLEQGMVVTIEPGLYFIPMLLAPLRQHSLPINWTLVDHCLPCGGIRIEDNIAVTDQGPDNLTPLTIFK; from the coding sequence ATGTCAACGCAACTTTATCGGTTACAGCAAGAGCACCTGATACATCTGCAGCGCGACTATGCGGCCTTGCTCGAAGAACACCACCTCGACAGCTTGGCCATTTATAGCGGGCACGCCAACGCTTACTTTGCCGATGATCAGGCCCCCGCCTTTCAGACCTACGGCCACTTTATGCATTGGGTGCCGCTGGCCGACGTACAGCACAGCTGGCTGGTGATACGCCCTCACCAACGGCCGCAACTTTATCTCTATGCGCCGGCTGATTTTTGGCACCTGCCGACCCGCTTACCCGAAGAACCCTGGGTGGACGAATTTGATATCCGTCTCTGCAGCGACAAGGTTACCCCCGCCCTGGAGGGTAACGCCGCGATTATCGGTGATGTGGCTCAGTTGCCCACGTCCAGTTTGAATGCACAACTCAATCCCACCGCGCTGATTAATCGCCTGGACGAACGTCGCATCATCAAGTCTGCCTACGAGATCGCCTGCCTGCGGGAAGCTAACCGGATCGCCGTTGCGGGGCACGAAGCCGCGCAAGCTGCTTTTCTTGGTGCTTCCGGCGAGTTGGATATCCAACTCGCCTACTTAGCCGGTAGCCGACAGCGCGAGTCAGCGGTTCCCTACCAAAATATTATGGGCCTAAACGACCACGCGGGCGTGCTTCACTACCAGCACTACGACACGACTCCACCCAGGCAGCGCTTCAGCCTACTGGTGGATGCAGGGAGACGCTTCCGCGGCTACTGCGCGGATATTACCCGCACCTACGCTGGCCCAGACGCACCGGCGCTTTTCGGTGAACTGGTGGGCGCCTTACACGGCCTAAAAGACGAGCTGGTCAAAGAGGTTACGACGGGTACAGATTTCATTGCGCTGCACGAGCAAATGCACCAGCGTTTAGGCAATATATTAGTCGCTCATGATTTATTCCGGGGCAGCAGTGAGCAGGCCGTAGCCGAGGGCGTCACGCGCGCCTTTTGCCCCCATGGACTCGGCCACTCGCTCGGCTTACAGGTACATGACGTAGCCGGTTTGCGCCACCCAGACGGCACCCCTGCCCCAGCCCCCAGCAAGCATCCGGCATTGCGGCTCACCCGCAGGCTTGAGCAGGGCATGGTCGTGACCATCGAGCCTGGGCTATATTTTATTCCTATGCTGTTGGCACCGCTTCGCCAACACTCGCTACCCATCAACTGGACGTTGGTGGACCACTGCCTGCCCTGCGGCGGCATCCGTATTGAAGACAATATTGCCGTGACCGACCAGGGGCCCGATAACTTAACGCCTTTAACGATATTCAAATAG
- a CDS encoding LysR family transcriptional regulator has product MEIRWLEDFIALARTRHFSRAADEQHVTQPTFSRRIKLLEEEMGVTLINRQTLPLSLTPAGEEFLTLCEQVTDRVRLTRDRVREISAGQKRRIMVAAPQSLLGQFLPEWLASTGWQERVQPYLRATGWVASDYFQALQRGECDLAICYWPIGRCDLDIDTSACTYRVIGHERLIPVTGIDEHSAPRALLPGSRQQPIPWLAYPKRGLLGSAVKAHLGRLPQSSYLTAQSENLYAAGIKELVLLGYGMSWLPERNVAAELRQGRLVRAGDSRWDVPMELRLYRHQGQHHGELDAFWSELPLLRTY; this is encoded by the coding sequence ATGGAAATTCGCTGGCTAGAAGACTTTATCGCCCTGGCCAGAACACGACACTTCTCCCGCGCCGCTGACGAGCAGCACGTCACTCAGCCGACGTTTTCCCGTCGTATTAAGCTGCTTGAGGAAGAAATGGGCGTGACGCTGATCAACCGGCAAACGCTGCCTTTGTCGCTCACCCCAGCGGGAGAAGAGTTTTTGACGCTTTGCGAACAGGTCACCGACCGCGTTCGCTTAACCCGAGACCGTGTTCGCGAGATCAGCGCCGGGCAAAAAAGGCGCATTATGGTGGCCGCACCGCAAAGCTTACTTGGGCAGTTTCTGCCCGAATGGTTGGCTTCTACCGGCTGGCAGGAACGCGTGCAACCCTACCTGCGCGCGACCGGCTGGGTGGCCAGCGATTACTTTCAGGCACTCCAGCGCGGCGAATGCGACCTGGCGATTTGCTATTGGCCCATTGGACGCTGTGATTTGGATATCGACACCAGCGCCTGTACCTACCGTGTCATCGGCCATGAACGGTTAATCCCGGTCACCGGTATTGATGAGCACTCGGCGCCCAGAGCCCTACTGCCGGGCAGCCGGCAGCAGCCGATCCCGTGGCTGGCCTATCCAAAACGCGGGCTTTTGGGATCAGCGGTTAAAGCCCATCTGGGGCGTTTGCCGCAAAGCAGCTACCTCACGGCACAAAGTGAAAACCTGTATGCAGCGGGTATCAAAGAACTGGTACTGCTAGGCTATGGAATGAGTTGGTTGCCCGAACGCAACGTCGCAGCAGAGCTTCGCCAGGGCAGACTGGTCCGCGCGGGCGATAGCCGTTGGGATGTGCCCATGGAGCTTCGCCTGTATCGCCACCAAGGTCAGCACCATGGAGAGCTTGATGCCTTTTGGAGCGAACTCCCCCTTCTTCGTACTTATTAG
- a CDS encoding ABC transporter ATP-binding protein, with protein sequence MTASTEALATDRTPVDPPSQNEKSADSLLQVRGLKKRFSLSGDFLEQLRFKGGKLVRHQEYVHAINGVDLDIKRGEALCVVGESGCGKSTVARTVMGLLSPSEGEIRYDGERIDNLSSRQLLPYRKRMQMIFQNPYASLNPRMTIQQTLEEPIRLHHPDWNRPQIETKVEEVMQSVGIDPDWGKRFGHEFSGGQRQRIAIARALAVDPEFIVADEPISALDVSIQAQVLNLLMEAQHERNLTYLFITHDLAVVEHFGTRVAVMYLGTVCEIASTRTLFAKPRHPYTQALLSAIPRLEDDRPQHIRLSGEVPTPVNLPSGCVFHGRCPYANARCREEIPLLQTQGDGTRVACHAVEEGRL encoded by the coding sequence ATGACCGCGTCTACTGAGGCCTTAGCGACCGACCGCACCCCCGTTGATCCGCCCAGCCAAAACGAAAAAAGTGCCGATTCACTGCTGCAAGTTCGCGGCTTAAAGAAGCGCTTTTCGCTGTCAGGAGACTTCCTTGAGCAACTACGCTTCAAGGGTGGCAAGCTGGTCCGCCATCAAGAATACGTACATGCTATCAACGGCGTTGACCTCGATATAAAGCGCGGCGAAGCACTATGCGTGGTGGGCGAGTCCGGCTGCGGCAAGTCCACCGTTGCGCGCACGGTAATGGGTTTGCTTTCACCTTCCGAAGGCGAGATCCGCTACGACGGCGAACGGATCGATAATCTGAGTTCGCGTCAGCTACTGCCCTATCGCAAGCGCATGCAGATGATTTTTCAAAACCCCTATGCATCGCTGAACCCGCGCATGACCATTCAGCAGACGCTGGAAGAACCGATTCGCCTACACCATCCCGACTGGAATCGCCCCCAGATCGAAACAAAAGTCGAAGAGGTAATGCAGTCGGTGGGCATTGACCCAGACTGGGGCAAACGCTTCGGCCACGAATTTTCCGGCGGCCAGCGTCAGCGTATCGCCATTGCCCGAGCGCTAGCGGTCGACCCAGAATTCATTGTCGCCGACGAACCCATCTCCGCGCTGGACGTATCGATTCAGGCGCAGGTCCTTAACCTGCTGATGGAGGCCCAGCACGAGCGCAATCTCACCTATCTGTTTATCACCCATGACTTGGCCGTGGTGGAGCATTTTGGCACGCGCGTCGCAGTGATGTACCTGGGTACTGTGTGTGAAATTGCCTCCACCAGGACGCTATTTGCCAAGCCTCGCCATCCCTACACCCAGGCGCTGCTGTCGGCGATTCCTCGTTTGGAGGATGATCGCCCGCAGCATATCCGGCTTTCCGGCGAAGTGCCCACGCCGGTGAATCTGCCGAGTGGCTGCGTGTTCCATGGTCGCTGCCCGTATGCCAACGCACGTTGCCGCGAGGAAATTCCACTGCTGCAAACCCAGGGTGACGGTACGCGTGTGGCGTGCCACGCTGTTGAAGAAGGCCGCCTATGA
- a CDS encoding ABC transporter ATP-binding protein: MALLEVTNLDVRFGLRQGEVRALRDVNFTLERGERLGIVGESGAGKSVAAFSLLNLIAKPGFIAGGSITFEGKTLNTMSERGLRKVRGNRISMIFQDPMMTLNPVLSIGEQMVECLKAHRRISSKESRAIALDKLRQVQIPSPETRLDQYPHELSGGMRQRVIIAIALLLDPDIIIADEPTTALDVTIQAEIMALLLELCEQHNVGLILITHDLGVVSQVTQRMLVMYAGRVIEQGPTREIINDPQHPYTQGLINALPQMATPGEKLNQIRGSMPSLSNLPSGCAFHPRCDFINRADGQPRPACTQQVPGFVESGNCRVACHMVAEMLEDRRQKEETS, encoded by the coding sequence ATGGCACTACTAGAAGTAACAAATTTAGACGTGCGCTTCGGCCTGCGCCAAGGCGAGGTACGCGCGCTGCGCGACGTCAATTTTACGCTAGAGCGTGGTGAGCGGTTAGGTATTGTCGGTGAGTCCGGTGCAGGTAAATCCGTCGCCGCTTTTTCGCTGCTTAACTTGATTGCCAAACCCGGTTTTATTGCTGGCGGCAGTATTACCTTTGAAGGTAAAACGCTCAACACGATGTCCGAGCGCGGCTTGCGTAAAGTGCGCGGCAACCGTATCTCGATGATTTTCCAAGACCCGATGATGACGCTGAACCCTGTGCTGTCTATCGGCGAGCAAATGGTCGAATGTCTCAAAGCCCACCGCCGCATTTCCAGCAAAGAGTCACGCGCCATCGCGCTGGACAAATTGCGTCAGGTACAGATTCCTTCACCCGAAACGCGTCTGGATCAGTACCCCCACGAGCTTTCCGGCGGCATGCGCCAGCGGGTCATCATCGCCATCGCGCTGCTGCTGGACCCGGATATCATCATTGCCGACGAACCGACCACGGCGCTGGACGTCACCATTCAGGCAGAAATCATGGCGTTGCTGCTGGAGCTCTGCGAGCAGCACAACGTCGGCTTGATTTTGATTACCCACGACCTTGGCGTGGTCAGCCAAGTGACCCAACGCATGCTGGTAATGTACGCCGGCCGCGTGATTGAACAAGGCCCTACGCGGGAAATTATCAACGATCCGCAGCATCCTTACACCCAGGGGCTGATCAACGCACTGCCGCAAATGGCCACCCCTGGCGAAAAGCTCAATCAGATCCGTGGCAGCATGCCGTCGCTGTCGAATCTGCCCAGCGGCTGTGCGTTTCACCCCCGCTGTGACTTTATCAACCGCGCCGACGGTCAGCCCCGCCCGGCCTGCACCCAGCAGGTTCCCGGCTTTGTTGAGTCCGGCAACTGCCGCGTGGCGTGCCATATGGTGGCCGAAATGCTTGAAGACCGCCGCCAAAAGGAGGAAACCTCATGA
- a CDS encoding ABC transporter permease: MTTTTHSVPSRWQRFRDSYLWYSFKRDYTAQLCLAIFVCLVFAAFSAPLLAPTDPYDLGQIDILASELPPFWVDGADERYSLGTDAQGRDLLSVILYGTRVSLLIGFGAVALQALLGVTFGLMAGYLGGRVDAFLMRLADIQLSFSTLMVAIVVGAVVKASFGSSFYSSYAVLMLILIIGLAEWPQYARTVRASVLAEKNKEYVDAARVMGLRSKRIMFRHVLPNTLSPIFVISTVQIANAIISEAALSFLGLGMPETHPSLGSLIKSGFDYIQSGSWWITMIPGAVLVVLVLSINLLGDWLRDVMNPRLYKG, encoded by the coding sequence ATGACAACGACAACACACTCTGTTCCTAGCCGCTGGCAGCGCTTCCGTGACTCTTATCTGTGGTACAGCTTCAAGCGCGATTACACCGCGCAGCTATGTTTGGCGATATTTGTCTGCTTGGTATTTGCCGCCTTTTCAGCACCGCTACTTGCCCCCACTGACCCTTACGATTTGGGCCAGATTGATATTCTCGCCTCCGAGCTACCCCCCTTTTGGGTTGACGGAGCTGACGAACGCTACAGCTTGGGTACCGACGCTCAGGGCCGTGATCTATTATCGGTGATTCTTTACGGTACGCGGGTATCCCTGCTTATCGGTTTTGGTGCCGTTGCCCTGCAAGCACTCCTGGGGGTCACCTTTGGCCTGATGGCGGGTTACCTGGGCGGCCGTGTGGATGCCTTCCTGATGCGTTTGGCCGACATCCAACTGTCGTTCTCAACGCTGATGGTCGCCATCGTGGTCGGGGCCGTGGTCAAGGCCTCTTTTGGCAGCTCGTTTTACAGCAGCTACGCCGTGCTGATGCTGATTTTGATTATTGGCCTCGCGGAATGGCCACAGTACGCGCGCACCGTGCGAGCGTCTGTGCTCGCCGAAAAAAACAAAGAATACGTCGATGCGGCCCGTGTAATGGGTCTACGTAGCAAGCGCATCATGTTCCGTCACGTGCTACCCAATACGCTTTCACCGATCTTCGTTATTTCGACGGTACAAATTGCCAACGCGATTATTTCAGAAGCCGCGCTGTCATTTCTTGGCCTAGGGATGCCCGAAACCCACCCCTCGCTGGGCTCGCTGATTAAGTCTGGGTTTGACTACATCCAATCCGGGTCCTGGTGGATCACGATGATCCCCGGTGCAGTGCTGGTGGTGCTCGTACTGTCCATCAACCTGCTCGGCGATTGGCTACGTGACGTTATGAATCCGCGACTCTACAAAGGCTGA